A stretch of DNA from Labrus mixtus chromosome 6, fLabMix1.1, whole genome shotgun sequence:
CTGTTTCCTTCCTTTCCTGTCAATCTGCtgttctgaaaacaaaaacatctcccTCATTGTTCTTTAGAGACTTTCTCCAACAGCATCCTTTAAAAATCtgtgtgaagtcagggtgaacacagcagtagtCTGGAAGTGGGTGGGACGCTGACTGGGGATGAGCACCGAGATCCAGTACAGAGTACCACTGTGGTACCTGTAACAGCACCTCCCTCACCTACCAGGCTGAATCACAATACAGATTTCGGTAGCTTAGTTTCCGTACCGCTCTCTAATTGTCAGAGTCAAAGATGCTGAACCTGCTTAAAGTTAGCTTAGCGCGTAGCTGGCATCCAAAATCTGGCACGCTCCGACTTCAGAAGTGTTAAAAAAGATGACAGCGGCAAACCAGCAGTCCAATGAAACGGCCTCATCGAGCTGTAACCGTAGCTCGACAGAACTGTGCATCTAAACATTCAGAGATTCTCCTGTGTGGGTGGTAGAGggacacctgaagaagacctctggtcgaaaCGTTTTGATTGTAATGACTTCAAACTTTTTGTTGCAGGAAATGTGCAGTTTCTCAGTCTGCTGATTTTGCACCGCCCTGCACCAACGTGATGTAACGACTTCCTTTCTTTCAGAGATAGTctctcagatttatttttgtgccttaatTGGAGAcgcaggacagtggatagaatcgaaaatcaggaagagagatagggaagacatgcaggaaatgagccacagccactAACAACTTGGCCACCGGCGACCCAACgcctttacattttaagaaatgacTCCCATGTTAATTCACTATaagatttgtttgtggtttaaAACAGTTTCATTCTTAAGTTATATATtgagatatttgttttaatataCATATAACCCAGCCCGACTCACACAAAGAGCTCAGTGTGGACATTGGAGGAGGTGGGGACCCCCCCCCTccgccccccctctctctcagggGGTGCAGGGTTAGGGTCAGTGTTAGTCATATAGGAGGTCACAGCTGCtaaaacacagcaaacaaaattagacctgtttgtttttgaagaaagtCTATATGACCCACAGTCAAATAAACTTCATTCAATCCCACTCACCCCctgtgatcccccccccccccccccccccatacagaCCCCCCCTTAACCTTCAATCAGCCCCCGGTCTTGGTCAGCACATTTCTGCCCCACACTGCGAAGTCTGTCCTGTGTCAGATCTGCTCGGACTCCTGTCTTACATAAGCCTCCCCCCCTGTCCCCCCGTCctctggtcccccccccccggtctcCCCCATCCCTTTAATCAGCTCATGCTTGGTTGGACTCTGCTCTGTGTGACTGACAGGACGGTTCATGGATGGCTTATGCAACACTGAGCAGTTACAGAAATGATGTTGAATGACGTCATCGACTACATTGATCAGGCGGCCATTTTTCCTCTGATGACATACTCAGAAAATGCCTCGTCACGCTATCCCAGCTAATATCCCCAAACCTCTGCAAACACTAGGACAGCTCCTGTGGACGCATGTTGCTTCTTctccaatgtttttttgtttttcgttGGAAATCTCCACcaggagcatgatgggaaatcaTCTCCTCATGAGGCTAGTTGTTGTCAGTAAACGAGAGTCACTTTTCTTGATCGACCATGCAGTGATTTAGCTTGTTGACCAGACGACTAGCCGCTCACTGTTTATTGATTTGGCTCTTTCTCTCAGGATATAGTTGTCGGCTTCCTCACTCTTtgaagagagtgaggaatgacatgcaggaaaggagccacaggtgaggTTTGAACCAGGGCCGTCCACCGCTAGGCCATCATCGGTCTAGATTACTCCCAACTCATCTACTGACTAACTAGTTGAGTCGGTCgactctcaactggaaggtcgagggttcgatccccagctcctgtagccacatatccgatgtgtccttgtgcaagacgcttaaccccaagttgctccttctgcttctttgtcggcatgtgaatgtgtatgaatggatgagttaatactgatggactctgtactcagcagcctctaccatcagtgtgtgaatgtgtaggtgtgacctgcggtgttaaagagcttcgagtagtcagaagacaaaaaaaactatacaagctcaagtccatttaccattaaccaCGATGAAAGAGGTTAAAAAGCGGTTGATCTATACTAGAGCCAGTATGTAACGGTGTGTCTGACTGGTTGACGAGCTGTGACCTCCTCACATCGAGGCTCCGGACTCATTTAGTCTCATTAAGACCAAGACTCCAAGACAGCTCCCCGTGgggtgagtgagtgtgtgtgtgtgtgtgtcctgtctctcatcGAAGCACAGATGTCCGGCAGATTACATCACACTGACCGCACCctgatctccccccccccccccccccccttcactctCACATTCTCCCACACAAACACCGAGTTCAGATAAATGACTTCATCTCCCATCACACCTCACCTCATCTTCATCAGGCTCAGGGACTACGTGTCCCATGATGCAGTGGAATGTGTGCAGGGTGGAGGTGGAAGTGCTCTATCTTTATTTGAGCGGGCAgcttcacaaaaacacattcctgTTTCTCGGAGGGAGGAGGTTGATCGAGGAGGGATATTAGTAATCATTAAGAGGAAACACGGAGGTCATCTAACTTTGACTAAAGAATGGTCTCAGGCCAGCAGAGCTGAAGAAACATGATGCATCATTTCAACAAGAGAGTAGAGGGTCCTTCCAACTTTAACCTTTTCTACCCAGGATTGTTAATCTCTCTCTTCAATGGGCCGTTTTTCCTCTATTTgatatgacagctgaagagacacaggaagtgttggtggggagagagtgggggatgacatgcaggaaagggtcGAGGTCGGAATCAAACCCACAGcggctgcaatgaggactacaacctccatacatggggcacgtgaCTTAACCACTAGGGCTAGGCGATCAAACGCCTTTTGgaagttgttttcacacattcaatGTCCTAGAAAATTTCCGGACAGGATGCCCTGGAAATCTGACTCACAAAATAATTACTACCTTAACTTGCCTGCTCCCAGATGAATCTCTCAGCCGGAGACTTTTCCTGTCAgacatgagggggggggggggggggggggacatacTCAGAAAGCAAGACATGATGTTAAAGGTGATGTTTTGTGTAGAACGCAGCAGGATCAGAGACTGAACGGAGCACCATCGGTGCGATCTCCATGCATGTATTGTAACTGCAGGATTATGTTCTTCTACGTCTTCTGTTGATGTTGTGAATAGGTTAAATATATGGAGCATTGATATTAAGTAAAAAATCTGATGCTCCATGTGCCGCTTCTGCGTCGTTTTTAAACATCATGTCCATCCTCCTGAGAACAAGCAACTCAGggagatttcaggggcagcctgccTGTAATATTCTAGTCATGTTCATTAGTGCGTTCATGAAAATGGCTACAGAATCCAGCCACAAACTTATCATCCTCACTCTCTGAGCTACAtcatcctctctccttcatcaGAGTCTCTTGGGAGTCctgaggagggaagaggagcaGGTCTTGTAGGAGCAGGTCTTGGAGGAGCAGGTCTTGGGGGAGCAGGTCTTGTAGGAGCAGGTCTTGTAGGAGCAGGTCTTGTGGGAGCAGGTCTTGGGGGAGCAGGTCTTGTAGGAGCAGGTCCTGTAGGAGCAGGTCTTGGAGGAGCAGGTCTTGGGGGAGCAGGTCTTGTAGGAGCAGGTCTTGGAGGAGCAGGTCTTGGGGGAGCAGGTCTTGTAGGAGCAGGTCTTGGGGGAGCAGGTCTTGGAGGAGCAGGTCTTGGGGGAGCAGGTCTTGTAGGAGCAGGTCTTGGGGGAGCAGGTCTTGTAGGAGCAGGTCCTGTAGGAGCAGGTCTTGGAGGAGCAGGTCTTGGGGGAGCAGGTCTTGGAGGAGCAGGTCTTGGAGGAGCAGGTCTTGGAGGAGCAGGTCCTGTAGGAGCAGGTCTTGGAGGAGCAGGTCTTGGGGGAGCAGGTCTTGTAGGAGCAGGTCTTGGAGGAGCAGGTCTTGTGAGAGCAGGTCTTGGGGGAGCAGGTCTTGTAGGAGCAGGTCTTGGAGGAGGTCTTGGAGGAGCAGGTCTTGGGGGAGCAGGTCTTGGAGGAGCAGGTCTTGGAGGAGCAGGTCTTGGGGGAGCAGGTCTTGTAGGAGCAGGTCTTGGAGGAGCAGGTCTTGTGGGAGCAGGTCTTGTAGGAGCAGGTCTTGGGGGAGCAGGTCTTGTAGGAGCAGGTCTTGGGGGAGCAGGTCTTGGAGGAGCAGGTCTTGGGGGAGCAGGTCTTGTAGGAGCAGGTCTTGGGGGAGCAGGTCTTGTAGGAGCAGGTCTTGGAGGAGCAGGTCTTGTAGGAGCAGGTCCTGTAGGAGCAGGTCTTGGAGGAGCAGGTCTTGGGGGAGCAGGTCTTGTAGGAGCAGGTCTTGGAGGAGCAGGTCTTGTGGGAGCAGGTCTTGGGGGAGCAGGTCTTGTAGGAGCAGGTCTTGGAGGAGCAGGTCTTGTGGGAGCAGGTCTTGGGGGAGCAGGTCTTGTAGGAGCAGGTCTTGGAGGAGGTCTTGGAGGAGCAGGTCTTGGGGGAGCAGGTCTTGGAGGAGCAGGTCTTGGAGGAGCAGGTCTTGGGGGAGCAGGTCTTGTAGGACCAGGTCTTGGAGGAGCAGGTCTTGTAGGAGCAGGTCTTGTAGGAGCAGGTCTTGGGGGAGTTGGAGGAGGAGGCCCACAGCTCTACAGAAGATCCCAGAGGAAGGCTGCAGGGTTTCAtcttgttctgtttgttgtcGTGTCGTGAGGTGATGTCATGATTCAAAGTGTCAGAGCACTGAAATGAGCTCGGAGGGGAAAAGTTCAGATTTCCCTGCAGGGCTGAACATCTTACATTTAAACTAAGATCACTCCCTGATGTTTGTCAGGTTTCCCTTTCCATCCATCTGTGTTTCCCACTGAATGAATACAGAATCATTACTGTGAAAACCAACACAGACctttcaggaccagaatctaaaggaggacagagaagccagcactttaaCATAGATGTTGGTATAGATGGCTGCCATCTTGTTTCTGCACTGATTCATTTATTGTACTTCTGCTTTTTCTAATCTGCACTAAAAAGTGTGTATCTATAAGTTCAACAGGCCAGAGATGTCAGGTTTA
This window harbors:
- the LOC132976085 gene encoding uncharacterized protein LOC132976085; this encodes MTSSPITPHLIFIRLRDYVSHDAVECVQGGESLGSPEEGRGAGLVGAGLGGAGLGGAGLVGAGLVGAGLVGAGLGGAGLVGAGPVGAGLGGAGLGGAGLVGAGLGGAGLGGAGLVGAGLGGAGLGGAGLGGAGLVGAGLGGAGLVGAGPVGAGLGGAGLGGAGLGGAGLGGAGLGGAGPVGAGLGGAGLGGAGLVGAGLGGAGLVRAGLGGAGLVGAGLGGGLGGAGLGGAGLGGAGLGGAGLGGAGLVGAGLGGAGLVGAGLVGAGLGGAGLVGAGLGGAGLGGAGLGGAGLVGAGLGGAGLVGAGLGGAGLVGAGPVGAGLGGAGLGGAGLVGAGLGGAGLVGAGLGGAGLVGAGLGGAGLVGAGLGGAGLVGAGLGGGLGGAGLGGAGLGGAGLGGAGLGGAGLVGPGLGGAGLVGAGLVGAGLGGVGGGGPQLYRRSQRKAAGFHLVLFVVVS